A region of the Lysobacter sp. K5869 genome:
GAGCATGGTCAAGCCGATCAAGCGCGACACCACCGCGGCGAGATAGCCCACCCCGGCGAGCTGCTCGAACATCGTCAGCACCCGCGCCGCGGGCGACATCGGCAGGATGTCGCCCAGGCCCACGGCCGACAGGTTGGTGAAACTCAGGAACAGCAATTCCAGCCACGTGCGCGGCTCGCCCGGCCGTTCGGCACCGACGAAGCTGCCCGGATACCAGGCCTGACAGACCAAGAACGCGTAAGCGAAGCCCCAGGCCAGCAGGGTGAACGTCGCGCCGGCCGCGAACAGTTCGTCGGCGGTCACTTTGTGGTCGCTCATCATGTAAGCGATCAACGCGCCGGCCGCGTAGAAATACAGCGCCGCTTCCAACGCCGAGGACAGCACCAACAAACCGGGGCTGGCGACGACCACCGACAGCACCGACAGCGCGAACGCCGGTATCGCGATGATCCAGGCGATCCACTTGATCGCCGGACTGCGGTTGACCACCCACACCGCCAACGCCAGCACCAACACGCCGAACGCGCCGAACACCACGCGCCCGCCGCCGCCGGGCTCGAACAAG
Encoded here:
- a CDS encoding ion channel, which translates into the protein MTSYASLKARAIARRHPSAFLLAAQLLSLLAYPLFEPGGGGRVVFGAFGVLVLALAVWVVNRSPAIKWIAWIIAIPAFALSVLSVVVASPGLLVLSSALEAALYFYAAGALIAYMMSDHKVTADELFAAGATFTLLAWGFAYAFLVCQAWYPGSFVGAERPGEPRTWLELLFLSFTNLSAVGLGDILPMSPAARVLTMFEQLAGVGYLAAVVSRLIGLTMLRQPRT